The genome window TGGGCTCGAGAAGACAAGAAAAGAAACCAAGGTCCCTCGCTCGCGCTCCCTCACCCCGGCGGGCTCGGGTCGCCCCTTCGACTTCGCTCAGGGCTTCGGCCATTCGGGCCTCAGGCAAAGGCACTCGGGATGACAAATCTCAAAGGGAATGCCTCCTGCGGCACGCCTGAAGGCGTGCCCCTCCGAAACCGGGCAGTGGAGAACGGGATCTAGGTTCGCAGGATTTTCTGCGCGGCGCGCTGGTAGGCGATGAGCGCCTGCTCTCCCCAGAGCACAAAGCGCACCAGGTCGATCTCGGGATGAGCTTCGAGGTAGCGCTTCACTGTTTCGAGGGCGACCCCGGCGGCTTCGTCGAACGGGTATCCATAGGCGCCGGTACTGATGGCGGGAAAGGCGAGGCTGTGAATGTTGTGCCGCGAAGCCAGCTCGAGGCTGGAGCGATGAGCGGCGGCGAGGAGTTCAGCGTCCTGGGGATGGCCGCGGTAGACCGGACCGACCGCATGGATGACGAAGCGGGCCTTGAGGTTGTGGCCGCGCGTGAGGCGGGCCTCGCCCGTGGGACATCCGCCCAGGTTGCGGCACTCGGCCAGCAGCCCGGGGCCGGCCGCGCGATGGATGGCGCCGTCCACGCCGCCGCCGCCCAGCAGCGAGCTGTTGGCGGCGTTGACCAGGGCATCCACGTCCTGCTCCACCAAATCGCCTTCCAGCAACTCCACCTGCGAGCGATGGACGAGGAAGCGCATAGACAAGAACGCCCGGACGGTTGATGCTCCAGTCCGGGCGCGGAAGCTACTGGTTGACGTCCTGATAAGCCTTCAGTATCTTGGGCGAAACGAAGGACTCCCCGGGCGGCTTGAACCCTGCGGTCTGCTTGGCCAGGCGGAAGGCGGCCTCGGCGTCGCGCTTGAGCCCGTTGTCCTTCTCGCCGCTGAGGTAGAAGCGGGTGAGCTTGCTGGCGCCCATGTAGAAGTGGCTGAGGCCGGTCTTGGAGCCGTTCACGTTCAGGTAGTCGTCGATGTGGACCTCGGCATTCTCGAACAGGCCCTGATAGTACTCACGGATGCCCTTGGCGAGCATGACGTCGGCTTCGGAGCTAGCCTTCCGCTCGGTCGGTCCCGTCTCCTTGGGCAGCGTTTCCAGCCCGACCTTGGCTTGCACGTTCCTCTCTTCGGCGGCCAGGACGGCGATGTACTTGCTCTTGGCGGAGGCGATGTCCCCCTTGGCCTTGGCGGCCTCGGCTTCAGCCAGAAGCTTGCCTACGTCCACCTTGGGTTTCGAAGGTTCCTTCACCGCAGCCACCACCGGGGCGCGCGTGATGGGCGGGGTTGTAGTGGTGGTGACCGAAGGAGGCTTGGTTGTGGTGGTGGCGGTGGTCACCGACGGCGTGGTGGTGGAACCCGATCCCAGGCTGGCCATGTGGCTGGCCTTGTCGCGCGGATTGCCCGGGCCGTCGCCCTTGAGAGTGGCGGCTTCGTTGTAAGAACCCTGGGCGGCCTTGTAATTTTTGGCGGCGGACAGGCGGTCGCCCTCGGCCATGGCGGATTCAAACTGCTTCATCCGGTTCAGGTAGTTGTCGGCCTCGCCCTTCTTGCCCCCGGTCACGCTTTGGAACAGGCTGCGGGCGCCGTTGAAGTCGTTGCGGTTGTAGGCCTGTACTCCCTGGTCGAACTTTTGGCTGGCGGCGGATTCGACGCCCGCCGTCGATTCTCTCTCCTGCGCCGCCATGGCGGCCGGAATCTTGCTGGTGATGTACTGCTTTGCCTCCTCGGCGCGAGGCCCAGTCCTCACATTCTGGAACTTCTGCCGGGCATCGTCGTAGCGCTTCTCGTTGAACGCCTTCAGGCCCTCCTGGAAGCGGTCCTCGTTCTTCTGGACTTCCTTCTGCGCCTCCTTCTTCATGATGCCGCACATCATCCCGGCGTCCTTGAAGCCGGGATCGAGTTGGCAGAAGAGGCGGGCGGCTTCCTCGGCCCTGCCCGCGCTGGCGGCTGCCTGGGCCGCCTTGTAGTCGTCGTCCTTGCTGGCAAAGGCGGGCGCGGCCACGAGCAGCGCCGCCAGTAGCAGCCAGCCGTTAGTGCGCATTAAGGATTTTTTCGACATCGATGGCCTCGTACACGGGAGTGCAGCTCCCCGGTGAATCGTTGGTGGCTTTGACGGTTTCCGATTTCTCCGTCCCATCCGGCCCCGCCACTACCACGGTGAATTCACCTTCTGGGACCGGCCACCGGATCGGGGTCTGTTGGTTCACTTCGATGGCTTTGCCGCCGCCGGTGGAGGTGATGGTTTTCACTGTGCCCCAGGGCACGGCGTTGATCTCGATGTAGGTGGTGGCGTCGCCCGGCCCCACGAACTTTTTGTAGCCCACGTAACCGCCCACCGCCAGCACCACGAACGCTATGGCGGCGATGGCAATCATCATGATCGGAGACTTTTTCCCCGGCGCGGGAGGAGCAGAAACTGTGCGCGTAGGGGTCGGCGCCATCGCGGGCCGGGGCGTGGGGACGGCCGCCGGACGCTGGCCGGTAGGCGCAGGGATGGCGACGGTCTTATCCAGGTGCGCTGGCGGCGCCGGCATTGCGGGCCGGCTGCCGCTGCTTTCGTAGGAGCCGGCCACCACGGTCTGCGACATGTCGGTAGAGCCGGCGACGATGGTCTTGCCCAGATCCGCTTCCTTCTTTTGGCGGGAGGCGCCGGATGTAGCGTCCTTCTTCAGGCTCTCATACTGCGTCTGCAGGTCGGCGGGGGCTGCGGTCACCAGGCCGGCTACCGCCTCCAGGCTTTGCAGGGCCGGGCGGTACTGCCTCGATAGCAGCAGGGTGCGGGCATCCCGGATGGCCTTCTCCACCGCGTTTCGCGCGATGGCCTGGCGCTTGGTCTCCAGATCCAGCAGCGCCTGCTTCACCTCGGGAGTCTCGCCGTAGGTCTTCTTGCAGGCCTCGGCGATCTTCATGGCGTTGAGGAAGTCGCCTTTGTCGGCCGCCTCCTTGGCCTTCTCGATGGCGCCGGCTACGCCCTTGGCCTGGTCGAACTCGGTGCGGGCCTTCTCCAGCACCGCGGTGAACTGGCTGGAGCGGGCGAAGGACTTGTCCTGCGACTCCAGGAACTTGACGGCATCGTCCACCTTGCGCGCTTCCAGCATGCGCTGCGCCTTGCCGACGGCGGCGTCCACCTTGCGAGTGAACTCCTCCACGTGGCGGCGGGCGTCGTTCAGCACCCCGCGCAGATCCTCGTCGGGA of Terriglobales bacterium contains these proteins:
- a CDS encoding O-acetyl-ADP-ribose deacetylase, coding for MRFLVHRSQVELLEGDLVEQDVDALVNAANSSLLGGGGVDGAIHRAAGPGLLAECRNLGGCPTGEARLTRGHNLKARFVIHAVGPVYRGHPQDAELLAAAHRSSLELASRHNIHSLAFPAISTGAYGYPFDEAAGVALETVKRYLEAHPEIDLVRFVLWGEQALIAYQRAAQKILRT